A stretch of the Filimonas lacunae genome encodes the following:
- a CDS encoding STAS domain-containing protein yields MIIATEEKNGHLLVTIQIAEAGLNNAEAFKTAITQLLDAGEKHMVISFEKVTYIDSSFLGALVSCLKYAIAKQADIALISLQKDIYNLMHLIRIDKVFSIYNSFDEATQKQQ; encoded by the coding sequence ATGATAATAGCTACAGAAGAAAAGAATGGACATTTACTGGTTACTATACAAATAGCGGAAGCAGGCCTGAACAATGCTGAAGCCTTTAAAACTGCAATAACGCAGCTATTGGATGCAGGCGAAAAGCACATGGTTATCAGCTTTGAAAAAGTTACCTATATAGACAGCTCTTTCCTGGGCGCGCTGGTTTCCTGTCTCAAATATGCAATAGCCAAACAGGCCGATATTGCTTTAATCTCATTGCAGAAAGACATTTACAACTTAATGCACCTGATACGCATAGACAAGGTGTTTTCTATTTACAACAGCTTTGATGAAGCCACCCAAAAACAACAGTAG
- a CDS encoding fused response regulator/phosphatase → MASVPVKKILIVEDNELFLKLLDKHFSRAGYDCMLANSPSAALHLLEHQVPELILSDYEMPGMNGFDFRQQLLTNKRYSHIPFVFLTAHSSDGMVMEGLGMQAVDFIDKQTPFPVLTSKIDNIIHTVHKTQELNTEELKKAAHALNIKSVPAAPPQLKGFYTNFWHQPFQNYPGGDFIDFIGINERYTFLVLGDVMGKKWQAWFFSFGFLSYVRSAIRICIMDQVFSPARILEKINNVICYDEVLHDVLSSLSLLMIDNENGSIKYAGAGDLPLLHYHHASQKADQVSSSGLLPGLMKDGRYEEQLIELQPNDILLIFSDGMTDFRDAQGKHSNYNAFVELITPTLARENSFLFMKTAFAKRFTEEAQVDDCSLIFIQKK, encoded by the coding sequence ATGGCAAGCGTACCCGTTAAGAAAATACTCATTGTAGAAGACAACGAGTTATTTCTAAAGCTGCTGGATAAGCATTTCAGCAGGGCTGGCTATGACTGCATGCTGGCAAACTCGCCCAGCGCAGCACTTCATTTATTAGAACACCAGGTGCCGGAGTTGATTTTGTCGGATTATGAAATGCCCGGCATGAATGGCTTTGATTTCCGGCAGCAGCTATTAACCAACAAACGGTATTCTCATATCCCTTTTGTATTTCTTACAGCCCATTCCAGCGATGGCATGGTGATGGAGGGCCTGGGCATGCAAGCCGTTGATTTCATTGATAAACAAACGCCTTTTCCGGTGCTTACGTCTAAAATAGACAACATTATACACACCGTACATAAAACCCAGGAGCTGAATACAGAAGAGTTGAAGAAAGCTGCGCACGCACTGAATATAAAATCAGTACCCGCTGCTCCTCCTCAACTAAAAGGCTTTTATACCAACTTCTGGCACCAGCCTTTTCAAAACTATCCCGGTGGTGATTTTATTGACTTTATAGGTATTAATGAACGTTATACCTTTTTGGTGCTAGGTGATGTGATGGGCAAAAAATGGCAGGCCTGGTTTTTTAGCTTTGGCTTTTTGAGTTATGTACGCTCTGCCATCAGGATATGTATTATGGACCAGGTGTTTTCACCCGCACGCATCCTGGAAAAAATAAACAATGTTATCTGCTACGATGAAGTGCTGCATGATGTGTTATCCAGCCTGTCTTTGCTAATGATAGACAATGAGAATGGCAGCATTAAATATGCGGGTGCAGGAGATTTGCCCCTATTGCATTATCATCATGCTTCTCAAAAAGCTGACCAGGTAAGCTCCAGCGGGCTATTGCCGGGGTTGATGAAAGACGGCAGGTATGAAGAGCAATTGATTGAGCTGCAACCTAACGACATACTGCTTATTTTCAGCGACGGGATGACAGATTTCAGGGATGCACAAGGAAAACACAGTAATTACAATGCCTTTGTTGAATTGATTACCCCTACACTGGCACGTGAAAACAGCTTTTTATTTATGAAGACAGCTTTTGCCAAACGCTTTACAGAAGAAGCGCAGGTGGATGATTGCAGTCTCATATTTATACAGAAAAAATAA
- a CDS encoding glycosyltransferase family 2 protein translates to MPSVSVITVNFNQPEVTEALLASIRLKNTFKLLDIIVVDNGSTANPVPKWQIEYPDIQFIRSDKNLGFAGGNNLAILQAKGDYLFFVNNDTIFTEGLVETLVGTLQTHEQVAMVSPKIHYFQQPGLLQYAGFTEMNYYTARNACIGQFEEDKGQYDNATGETGFAHGAAMMVKRTAIEKVGVMLDSFFLYYEEMDWCARMKQAGYSIWVNTSALIYHKESVSVGAKSALKEYFMNRNRLLFIRRNGSFIQRSFFWIYFLLVVTPRNILSYLKDKKPGFIKVLGKAIWWNCTNHINSHKLGYPVK, encoded by the coding sequence ATGCCCTCTGTTTCTGTTATTACAGTGAATTTTAATCAGCCTGAGGTGACAGAAGCATTACTCGCTTCTATCAGGCTCAAAAATACCTTTAAGTTACTTGATATCATTGTAGTAGACAATGGTAGTACCGCTAATCCCGTACCAAAGTGGCAAATTGAATACCCGGATATTCAATTTATAAGGTCTGATAAAAACCTGGGGTTTGCCGGAGGTAACAACCTAGCTATTTTGCAGGCTAAAGGGGACTATCTCTTTTTTGTAAACAATGACACCATTTTTACAGAAGGCCTGGTAGAGACGCTTGTTGGTACACTGCAAACACATGAGCAGGTGGCTATGGTGTCACCCAAAATCCATTATTTTCAACAGCCGGGATTGCTACAATACGCAGGGTTTACCGAAATGAACTACTATACAGCACGCAATGCTTGTATAGGCCAGTTTGAAGAAGACAAAGGGCAGTATGATAATGCTACCGGCGAAACAGGGTTTGCGCATGGGGCTGCTATGATGGTAAAGCGCACGGCTATTGAAAAGGTGGGAGTGATGCTGGACAGCTTTTTCCTGTATTATGAAGAAATGGACTGGTGTGCCCGTATGAAGCAAGCTGGTTATAGTATATGGGTAAATACCAGCGCTCTTATATATCATAAAGAATCGGTAAGTGTAGGTGCTAAAAGTGCCTTGAAAGAATATTTTATGAATCGCAATCGCCTGTTGTTTATCAGGCGCAATGGCAGCTTTATACAACGCAGTTTTTTTTGGATATATTTTCTACTGGTGGTAACACCCCGTAATATATTAAGCTACCTGAAAGATAAAAAGCCGGGCTTTATAAAAGTGTTGGGAAAAGCCATCTGGTGGAATTGTACCAATCATATCAATAGTCATAAACTGGGTTATCCCGTTAAGTAA
- a CDS encoding glycosyltransferase family 2 protein: protein MYPLFWISLFIIFYAFIGYGIVLYIFMRIRIAIKGRRNKGLSEAVTEWPTVTLIVAAYNEAAYIEEKIANTLQLDYPADKIQFLFVTDGSTDETPAMIAKHSQITLMHQPARNGKIAAVHRAMQQVTTEIVVFTDANTALNKQAIKKICRHYQDARVGAVSGEKRVQIDEVSDATAGEGVYWKYESKLKAWDSELYSVVGAAGELFSVKTALYEPVPSDSILDDFMISLLIAQKGYRIVYEPDAYASESSSASIEEELKRKVRISAGGIQSISRLTALLNPFKFPVLSFQYISHRVLRWTVVPFLMLLVFLLNIALVAMGATGIYLLLLVLQVLFYGAALLGWILEKKQLRMKLLFIPFYFCMMNYAVIAGIRRYYSGNQSAAWEKAKRK from the coding sequence ATGTACCCTCTATTCTGGATTAGTTTATTTATCATCTTTTACGCATTCATAGGCTATGGCATTGTGCTGTATATATTCATGCGCATACGCATTGCTATCAAAGGCAGGCGTAATAAAGGGCTTAGCGAAGCAGTAACAGAATGGCCTACCGTTACTTTAATTGTTGCCGCTTATAATGAAGCGGCCTATATAGAAGAAAAGATTGCCAACACCTTGCAGCTGGATTATCCGGCAGATAAAATTCAATTTCTTTTTGTAACAGATGGCTCTACAGATGAAACGCCTGCAATGATTGCTAAGCATTCGCAAATTACATTAATGCACCAGCCGGCGAGAAACGGGAAAATTGCTGCTGTTCACCGTGCTATGCAACAGGTTACTACAGAAATAGTAGTGTTTACCGATGCCAATACTGCTTTAAACAAACAAGCTATTAAAAAGATATGCCGGCATTACCAGGATGCCAGGGTGGGTGCGGTGTCGGGAGAGAAGCGGGTTCAGATTGATGAGGTTTCTGATGCTACTGCAGGTGAAGGGGTATATTGGAAATATGAATCCAAGCTAAAAGCCTGGGATTCTGAATTGTATTCGGTAGTAGGGGCAGCAGGAGAGTTGTTTAGTGTTAAAACCGCTTTATACGAGCCGGTGCCATCCGATTCTATCCTGGACGATTTTATGATATCCCTGCTTATTGCACAGAAAGGTTACCGCATTGTATACGAACCGGATGCTTATGCTTCTGAGTCCAGCTCGGCCAGTATTGAAGAAGAATTGAAACGTAAAGTGCGTATTTCTGCCGGAGGCATTCAGTCCATTAGCAGGCTCACGGCTTTATTAAATCCATTTAAATTTCCGGTATTGTCCTTCCAGTATATCAGCCACCGTGTGCTAAGATGGACGGTGGTGCCGTTTTTAATGCTACTGGTGTTTTTGCTGAATATAGCACTGGTGGCTATGGGGGCTACGGGTATTTATCTATTACTGCTGGTGTTGCAGGTTCTGTTTTACGGTGCAGCTTTACTAGGCTGGATATTAGAAAAAAAGCAACTCCGTATGAAGCTGCTTTTTATTCCATTTTATTTCTGTATGATGAATTATGCGGTTATCGCAGGCATTCGCAGGTATTATTCCGGTAATCAAAGTGCCGCCTGGGAAAAGGCTAAAAGAAAATAA